The Nocardia sp. NBC_00508 nucleotide sequence GGCCGTGCGGCGCTGTCGCTGCCTTCTGGATTTCCTTTCGGGTGCAATAGCATTCATAGGTGAGACCGGCGGTGGTGAGGCGTTCGATGGCCGCCTCGTAATACGGCAGCTGTTCGGACTGACGCACCACGGGGCCGTCCCAGTCCACGCCGATAGCGGCGAGGTCGTCCAACTGCCGCCGCTCGGCGCCGAGGCGCACCCGATCCAGGTCATCGATCCTGAGCACGAAGTTCCGACCGGTGGAGCGGGCGAAGGCCCAGGCGAGCAGCGCCGTGCGGAGATTGCCCAGGTGCAGGTCCCCGGACGGGCTCGGCGCGTACCGGCCCGCGCCCGGCTCAGCCACGGGCTCGGCTGGTGAACGAGGAGATGCGCACTCCTGCCATGGTAGGAGCGAGGCGATCAGCCGCGCAGACGCGGCCTCAGGTCGGCCTCCGACAGTTCTTCGCCCGTCTCCAGTGCGGCGAGCAGAGATTCCGCGTGGGCGACCAGTCCGGCGCGGTCGATACCATAGGGCACTTTATCTTTCTCCGGGTGATAGGCGGTCAGCCGGGACACCGCGCGGGCCAGGAGTGTACGCGCCCCTTTGGGATTTCCTCGCTGTATGTGGGTGAGACCGACAGCGAACTGTGCGAGCGCCTGCCACAGCATCCGCTCGGCGA carries:
- a CDS encoding DUF309 domain-containing protein; its protein translation is MVERDRDDAGRARSARPRDRLGRPLPPGSTGVARIPDDLDLPPQQTLTFAQQLLDKGLAFNAHEVLEAAWKNGPFAERMLWQALAQFAVGLTHIQRGNPKGARTLLARAVSRLTAYHPEKDKVPYGIDRAGLVAHAESLLAALETGEELSEADLRPRLRG